One Ascaphus truei isolate aAscTru1 chromosome 22, aAscTru1.hap1, whole genome shotgun sequence DNA segment encodes these proteins:
- the FOXJ1 gene encoding LOW QUALITY PROTEIN: forkhead box protein J1 (The sequence of the model RefSeq protein was modified relative to this genomic sequence to represent the inferred CDS: inserted 1 base in 1 codon; deleted 1 base in 1 codon; substituted 1 base at 1 genomic stop codon): MLDLPPAAPSDMAESWLVFQADGELSSDPLSCSINLDDSLTSLQWLQEFSIVNANVVKAPSTAGDPHGYRNLPGSAAPCSPLAGDPACLGMPHTPGKPTSSSTSRTPQPGFQPMEEIDYKTNPHVKPPYSYATLICMAMQASKKIKITLSAIYKWITDNFCYFRHADPTWQNSIRHNLSLNKCFIKVPRXKDEPGKGGFWKIDPQYADRLMNGAIKKRRLPPVQIHPAFTGALGMSPPESAGGSPWLCGGSLNISSESQQLLKEFEEATGEQNWNXGNGKGHKRKQPMPKQVLKAPRLSSSPMLTPDEQAELGPLKGDFDWEVIFDSNLNGDSFSAFEDLEVTPPLSPITRSVDLTVHGKHINCLQQWFPTGQDQVLAQNNLDFDETFRATSFLQHPWDEDRNEYISNSANLEQLFNLNEDFPPELNDWTSMASFL; encoded by the exons ATGCTTGACCTGCCCCCCGCTGCCCCCTCAGACATGGCGGAGAGCTGGCTGGTCTTCCAGGCCGATGGAGAGCTGAGCTCGGACCCTCTGTCCTGCTCCATTAACCTGGACGACAGCCTGACCAGCCTGCAGTGGCTCCAAGAGTTCTCCATCGTCAACGCCAACGTGGTCAAGGCCCCCTCAACGGCTGGAGACCCCCACGGCTACCGCAACCTGCCGGGCTCTGCCGCCCCATGCTCCCCGCTGGCCGGCGACCCCGCCTGCCTGGGGATG CCCCACACGCCGGGCAAACCCACGTCTTCCTCCACCTCCCGGACGCCCCAACCGGGGTTCCAGCCCATGGAGGAGATCGACTACAAGACCAACCCCCACGTGAAGCCCCCTTACTCGTACGCCACCCTCATCTGCATGGCCATGCAGGCCAGCAAGAAGATCAAGATCACGTTGTCTGCCATCTACAAGTGGATCACGGACAACTTCTGCTACTTCCGGCACGCGGACCCCACCTGGCAG AATTCCATCCGACACAACCTCTCCCTGAACAAATGCTTCATCAAGGTGCCTCGGTAGAAGGACGAGCCCGGCAAGGGAGGCTTCTGGAAGATTGACCCACAGTATGCCGACCGGCTCATGAATGGCGCCATCAAGAAGCGGCGGCTGCCGCCTGTGCAGATCCACCCGGCTTTCACCGGCGCGCTGGGCATGTCTCCCCCCGAGAGCGCCGGAGGCTCCCCGTGGCTGTGTGGGGGGTCGCTAAACATCAGTTCTGAGTCCCAGCAGCTGCTGAAGGAGTTCGAGGAGGCTACCGGGGAACAGAACTGGA CCGGCAATGGGAAGGGCCACAAGCGCAAGCAGCCGATGCCCAAACAGGTGCTCAAAGCCCCCCGGCTCTCCAGCTCCCCCATGCTCACCCCGGATGAACAGGCGGAGCTGGGGCCACTGAAGGGTGACTTCGATTGGGAGGTCATCTTCGACTCGAACCTCAACGGGGACAGCTTCTCCGCCTTCGAGGACCTGGAGGTCACCCCACCGCTGAGCCCCATCACACGCTCCGTGGATCTCACAGTCCACGGGAAGCACATTAACTGCCTCCAGCAGTGGTTCCCCACGGGGCAGGACCAGGTGCTGGCCCAGAACAACCTGGATTTCGACGAGACCTTCCGGGCAACCTCCTTCCTGCAGCACCCATGGGACGAGGACAGGAATGAATACATCTCCAATTCTGCCAACCTGGAACAGCTGTTCAATTTGAACGAGGACTTCCCCCCGGAGCTGAACGACTGGACCTCCATGGCTTCCTTTTTATAA